TCAGCATGCTGGCCGAAATCAAATTGGCATTTATCGTGATCGATGAAGCCCATTGTGTGAGTATGTGGGGGCACGACTTTCGCCCCCACTATCGTGAGCTGCAGGAACTGAAAAATATCTTTCCAAAATGCGGCATTCATGCCTATACCGCCACGGCAACCGAACAAGTACGATCCGATATCGCAGTGCAACTGGGATTAAATTCTCCCGAACTACTCGTCGGTTCATTTGACCGTCCGAATTTAACTTATTCTGTCGCGCGACGAGCAGACCGATTAGCACAGGTTTGCGAAGTACTCGACAGACACCCGAATGAGCCGGGAGTCATCTATTGTATTTCTCGCGCCGATGTGGAATCGCTTAGTGAGTCCTTAAATAATGCCGGCTATGAGTCAAGACCCTACCATGCGGGACTGCCAGATGAAGAACGCGCCGCCAATCAGGAAGATTTTATTCAGGATCGTGTGGACATTATTGTTGCGACAATCGCATTTGGCATGGGCATTGATAAACCCAATGTACGCTATGTGATTCATGCTGGTTTACCAAAGTCATTGGAAAATTATCAACAGGAAAGTGGCCGGGCAGGGAGGGACGGTCTGGAGGCAGAATGTGTCTTATTCTATTCCGAACAGGATACTGTGATTTGGAAATTGATTCTGGAAGACCAGCCGGACGAATCGAAGGCCACCGCGTTCCAATCACTGCAAGCCATGCAAAATTACTGCCATGCCTTTGACTGTCGTCACCGGTATCTGATGCAGCACTTCGGACAGGATCTCGAGCAAGATTGTGAAACTGGCTGTGATCTCTGTCGCGGTGATTTCCAAAAAGTAGATGATTCAGTAGAAATCGGTCAGAAAATCCTCTCATCTATTTTTCGACAAGATCAAAATTATGGTGCAGCCTACACAGCCGCTGTCCTGAAAGGGTCGAAAGACAAAAAAGTACTCGCCAACAATCACGATCAGCTAAGCACTTATGGTCTACTGAAAAATGAAAGCCTCTCAACCATTCGTAACTGGTTAAGTCAGTTGGTTTCTCAAAATTTTGTCACCAAAACGGCCGAATATCAACAGTTGCGAATTACTAACTCGGGCTGGCAGTTGTTGCGTGGGGAAGCAACTCTGCAATTGATGCGTCCCGCACAGGCAAGCAAGTCAGAGAAAACAAAACGTGCTAAAAGTCAACTAGCAGATGCGAACTGGGAAGGCGTCGATAAAGGTCTCTTTGAAGAATTGCGTCAACTTCGCAAACAAATCGCCGGTGAAAAAGGCGTGCAGCCCTATATGGTCTTTGGCGATACCACATTGCGAGAACTGGCGCGCGACAAACCCAAAACGATCGCGGAATTCCTGGAAATCTGGGGAGTAGGGCAGAAGAAATGTGATGACTTTGGCCAACAGTTCCTGGAATGTATCGCCAAATAACTCGCTTGAATTGCCGATCCACTTTATAAGATCAGAAAGATTCCATCCTGCTATAATGAGTGAAAACCCTTAAAATAAATGTGCTTTCGCTCGAAATGATGGATTTCGCTTTTTTTCTCAAAATTTGAACGAGAAATCTTGCAGAGAAGACGATCTATTTATACGATCCATTTATTGAGATTGAGTTTCAATTTCAATCAGCCAGCCAGCAAAAAGTGGCTTTTCTCCATTTGTAGCCAGCCAGCCAGATCTAATTGGACTGTGAATTGGACCATTTCCAATTCATTTTGATCATTCTGGAAACTATTACAAATCAGGAGAAACCATGTCACCTCTCAAGCATACTAGACGCGCATTCACCCTCATTGAACTGCTGGTGGTCATCGCCATTATCGCAATTCTCATCGCATTACTGCTTCCTGCCGTACAACAGGCCCGTGAAGCGGCTCGCCGTTCTTCCTGTAAAAACAACATGAAACAAATTGGCTTGGCAATGCACAATTATCATGATGTGCATACCTCGCTTCCCATGGGTGGAAATAATCAATTATTTAGCCCTTTTACAGCAATCCTACCCTACCTGGATCAGACCAATTTACAAAACCTGTATGATTTCGATCTCTTCTATACGGATCCAGCAAACTTAGATGCACTGAACCGGACAATTACAATTTACCTCTGCCCAACAATGGTGCTTCCTCGGGCAGTGCCTAACTTATCTTGTGCAGAGCGAGGGGGACCAACCAGTTATGGTGCTTCGACTGGAATTCATGATGGACGATCTGGTAACCCAGATGGAATGTTCCCTGGACAAAATCATGCGTCTGTAAAGCCCACGCTTTTTCGAGATGTCACTGATGGATTATCAAATACGATCATGTGCGGTGAATTTAATTACCGACTTGAAGACTACTTATGGTCAGGCCATTCCTCGTCATGCCCCGGTGACCCTGCAGTTCAAGGCACACCACGTTGGGGAAGTCATCGATGGGGGGGAAGTTATCCTGGAGTTGCCTTAGGACACACAGGTGGTGACTTTAATGTCAATCTTAGTGCGAATCGTTCCACCTGGAGGAGTGACCATATCGGTGGTGCTCACTTCCTGTTAGGAGATGGCGCAGTTCGCTTTGTGAGTGAAAATATTGATGCCGGAGCCCTGGATGCGCTTGCTACTAAATCTGGAGGTGAAGTCATCGGCGAATTTTAATGATCTTTCCACAATACTAGTAAACTCTATTATCTAGAATGGTCTGCGGAAGTACTTATATTCTTGCTGAAAGATAAAAAGTATTTCTTCGAAAGCCATGTGAGGATTTTTAAAATGTCCCTTATTTTCAAGCTATCAATGAAACAAATATTCGTAAACTATATCACCAGACATAATTTTGTAATCGGTTTGCTTCTATTGAATTGTCTCGGTTGCAGCGGAACAAAAGAAGATCCTCGCGGCGAACGTGTCAGTGTTTCAGGACTTGTCTATTACGATGAAGACCCCTTAACGAGTGCTCGAATTCTCTTTATTTCGGAAACACCTGAAGGAAAAATCAAATCTGCCGGGATCGTGAGTGAAGGCATTTTTCAAATTCCCCAAAAAGGTGGACCCGTAGTCGGTAAAGCTCGAGTGGAAATCTATCCAACCATTCCCGAGATGGAGGAATTTATTGAAATTCAGGAAAAAGCAAAAAAACAAGGCAAGCCATTTAGAGACCCGACAAGCATAGAAATTCCTGCGACTTATAACAAAAACTCAAAACTGACGGCCATGATCACAAAAGACGGGAAAAACACATTCGAATTTAAGATCGAATCCAAATAGATGCAACATAACTTGTTCATTCACCGCGCGGAGATTTTTCATGAGATTAAATTCATTTTTGCATAGAGAACTGAAACAGTGGGGCTTAGCCGGGCTCATCGTCTTACTGACCTTGTCAGTGACACTACAATGGACTCCCGCTGAAGTTGAATCGCAACTGGTTTCAAATCCGAATAAAGCAGAGGCGACAAAACTCTATCAAAAAGCCAGAGAAGCTCGCGCCGTCTGGCGTGATTTCCCAGGATTCAGTGCCGATGTGACTGTGCTTTATAACGGTAAAAAGACACAGGGAAAACTGACAGCCGATCAAGATTTCCAAGTCAAACTCACTCTGGAGGATGATCAACTACTGGAATGGAGCCTGCCGAAACTGAAATCCGTCATCGGCCATCGCAAGTACCGCCTGCAAAAACCGATCCCCGCCACTTTTGCGGATGCTCAATTAGATCATCCACTCGGCCGCTTAGTGAATATCGATGGTAAGCACGTTTCCTTTCGCTTAAAGGACGATGTCATGACCGAAGTCCATCGGCGTTCCCAAAAATCATGGTTCACAATTTCGACACTCGACGTCTGGCGCACTAAAGAGGGCTCTGTTCTGCCTCGCGACACTTCAGTGACCTATCGTAACCCCAAAACGGGAGCGATTACGTCCAATCGCAGTAATACCTTTTCTTTTAAAAGAGTAGGTCATTTTGATTTGCCGGAAACGATGTTGACTGTGGAATGCAGTGAAAACTTTGATAGAAACGTCGGTTCGATCAAGCTGTCAAACCATCGTTTACTCACTCCCACGTCAATTTCACAAACAAAGTAAACTCAGTTCAACCGTAAACCTTAAAACAAGAGTATGATTATGAGACCATTTCAATGGATGACTACAGTCGCCTGTCTTTTGGCATTATTCGTATCCAATCAGGCCCAGGCACACTTCCTCTGGCTCTTGCCACAAGCGGAAGGCAAAAATAACGCTGCCAAAGTACAGCTCTATTTCGGTGAGGCCGCCGAGCCTGATGATCCCGACTTACTAAAACGGCTCACCAAAATCAAAGTCTGGGAAAAGAGTCCCAATGGGAAACTACAACCTTATTCCCTAACCGAAGGTGATGATTCACTCTTCGTTACTCCTAATCCCAAAGGAGCGGGGAAAGCAGCCTATGGTCTGGACCATACCTATGGGGTCATTTCTCGTGGCGATAGTCAATTTCTCTTGAAGTACTACGCCAAAGCTTTTCCACAAAAAAGCCAGGGAGTCTGGAATAAAATTTCCTGCTCAAAGGAATTACCATTGGAAATTGTACCGGTCTTAAAAGGAGAAGAAGTCACACTTCAAGTCAACTGGAACGGCAAACCACTGGCAGATGCCGAACTCAAAATCATTGGTCCCAAAACAAGTAGTGAATCTGTTACAGCAACCACTAATGCTGAGGGGCAATTTCAGACCAAACTCTCAAACGGTATCTACTCGATCAGAGCAAAACATACGGAACAGAAAAAAGGTGAGCATAACGGTGACAAGTACGATAGTGTCAGACACTACTCCACACTGACACTACCATATGTCTCGCTGTCAAAGAGCAACAAAACGGTTGCCACAAAATCGACTCCCGCTGTGAAGAGTAAGTACCCTCAGCTTCCCGATGCCATTTCAAGTTTCGGAGCAGCCGTCAGTGGTGACTATCTTTATGTCTATAGTGGCCACATCGGACGCGCCCATCAACATAGCGCAGAAAATCTTTCACAGAAATTCCAACGTCTGAACCTCAAACACCCCAAAGGATGGGAATCACTGCCTTTGAAAACCCCTCTGCAAGGTTTAGCAATGGCGCCACATGGCGACAGTGTTTATCGCGTGGGAGGCCTCTCTGTCACCAACAAGAAAAAAGAAGAGTCCAAGATGAACTCGATTCCTACTGTCGAACGCTATTCACCAGAAAAGAAAACCTGGGAATCAATTCCATCAATGCCTACAGGCCGATCTTCTCATGATTCTGTATTTTTAGGAGATCATTTGTACGTCGTTGGTGGCTGGACAATGCAGAACGGCATCGATTCGATCTGGCAGGAAGACATGGTAGTGCTTGATGCTTCAGCAGAGAATCCACAGTGGAAAGCCATCAAACAACCATTCCAGAGACGCGCCCTGTCTGCAGCCGCACATCAGGGAAAGATTTACGTCATGGGGGGAATCGACTCTGGTGGAGATATCAGTCATGAAGTCGACATTTACTGTCCTGAAACCGGTAAATGGTCCAAAGGACCGGAAATTCCGGGGAGTACGATGAATGGATTCGGAACGACTGCCTGGAGTATCGATGGAAACCTCTATGTCAGTGTTATGGATGGTGGAGTCTATCAGCTCGATCAGAAAAATCAGAAGTGGAAAAAAGTAAGTTCTCTTACCACACCCCGGTTTTTCCACCGTTTGCTCCCAGATGGCAATGGCGGTTTAATCGCCATCGGTGGTGCTTCTCGTAAAGGACATCTCAAATCGATTGAGCAAGTCAAATTGAATTAAATGTGAATTTCCGCTTGAAGAGACAAGAGTTCTACTCAGGAGACGCCCCATTTCCAGGAGCTCTTGTCTCTCCTCGTTTTAGGATCAACAATGAAACTCTTTTCTCTGAGTGAATAGGACATGGACGCACAAAAATCATTGCAAAAAGCAATCTCTCTGTTTAAACAAAGTTTGCACTATCAATCACGGGAAGAGCTGACTCAACTGCTAAAAGTCAATCCCGAAAATGGCAAAGCCTGGGAATTGAAGGGTTTGATTGAGGACGCAATACACTGGCATAAATCATCAATCAACTCGCTTGAAACCGCCACAACATTAATTCCGATTTCCGCTTCGGGCCAGTATGTGCTGGCCAAAAATTATCGAGAAACAGGAAAACATTCGCTGGCAAGGTCGGTTTTTTCAATCTTATTACAAAGAAAAGATATTCCAGAAACTTTATTACCGGCAATCTCTTCATATCTGGGACAATATCCTGATCTGACTCATCTGGCATTGGAAGCATGCAGAAAAGCTGTTGAGCTCGATCCGGAATGTGCAGAGTCGTGGTTTGGGGTTGCTTATTTTATGGGGAAAATGGGCTATCCCAGAGAACATGTCGCTAACGTGCTCCGTAAGGTCGTCACTATAGATCCGGAGCAGCGACACTATCGGATTGCTCTGGGTAACTTATTGGAACAAATAGGACAAAGTGAAGAAGCTTATCTCGTCGTCAAAGCAATTCAGAAATCGGAGCTTAACGAAATTCATTGTGCTGATTGTCTGCAAAAGTTAATTCGCATATTTTCCTTGGCAGGAGATGACTCTCGACATGAAATATGTCTTAAAAAACTCAATTCTCTTCAGCCCGTCCAAGAACACTCGTCGTCCAAACTAAAGGTCGACCGTTTTTCGAGCTTCTTGAAAAAATAATGAATCGTTTATCATCGTTTTTGAAATCATTGTCTCGTACACAATCTGACTTAGAATTGCATATCTTATTTATAGGCCATTCGCATTCAACTCGAATGAAGGAATTGAATCGTGTTTAACACTAATCTGAAGCTGGTACTGACTCTTTTTTTTGGTCTGCTTAGTTCACAATTAGAGGGTGCTGAAAACTGGTCTGGTTTCCGTGGTAACGGATCCAATATCTCGAAAGCAAGCAAGCTACCATTAAAATGGTCACCCCAAAAAGGCATACGCTGGAAACAGACAATACCCGGTTACGGACAATCTTCACCTGTCATTTGGAAAAACCAAGTTTATGTGACTTCGATCGAAGGGCCCCAGCAGGAAACATGCCTGGTGCATGCTTTCGATCTTTCTAACGGAAGCCATATTTGGTCGAAAGAGTTCAACGCCAGCCAAACTAAAAAATCGTCTTCAATGGTCTCTCGTGCTGCCCCGACCCCCGTCATAGATGAAAAGGGAGTTTATACCTTCTTTGAAAGTGGAGATGTTGTGGCTTACTCACATTCGGGTTCGAAACTTTGGCGTCGTTCTTTGGTGAAAGACTACGGCAAATTTATCAGTAATCATGGCATTGGCAATTCTCTCGCACAGACAAAGAACCATGTCATCGTACTGACTGCACACGATGGACCTTCTTATTTACTGGCGCTGGACAAGAAGACGGGCGAAACGGTTTGGAAAATAGATCGAGAATCGGGAGTCGCCTGGACTTCACCAGTAATTGCAAATCGAGCAGGAACCCCGGAAGTAATCGTCAGTTCCCGCGGAACCGTAAAAGGATATCACGGAGAAACAGGGAAATTACTGTGGACTCATACTGGTCTCAGTGGAAACACTATTCCTTCTGCATCAGTCTTTGGCAATTATATTTTAATTGGCGCTGCAATGAGTCGCAGGAATCCGAATGCAGAAAAAGCGAGTGCTTCGAACTGCTGTTTGAAACTTGTCACGATCGATGGAAAGCCAGGGTACAAAGTTCTCTGGAAAGCTAAAAAAGCGGTCTCTTATTATTGCACTCCTTTGGCGTATGAAGGCTGTGCTTATTTCGTCAATAAAGTGGGTGTCGTATATTGTCTCGATCTGGAAACAGGTAAACAACACTATGCACAACGACTCGCTGGTCCCTGCTGGAGTTCACCTCTCGGAGCAGGGGATTACATCTATTTTTTCACGAAAAAAGGACTAACTGATGTGATCCAGAAAGGTCCCGAATTTGACATTCTTGCATCAAACGCGATTTTCTCTAATCCCGATGAAAAATCGTCTCCTGCCAAAGAGAAAACAAATTCAGAAAAACCTCAATCAGGGGGCTATCCCCAATTAGGCCCCACTGTTTATGGAACTGCAGCTGTTGACCAAACCATTCTTATTCGGACTGGAACTGAATTGTATTGCATTGGTAAGTAGTGATTAAAAGTCAAAAAGGGTGTAAATGAACCTGTTCTTTTATGTCAATTCATAAACTGATTGCTCACATTGGATCAACAAAACTGGTTAATACATTCTGTCAGTACATGGACAATTACGAAAACAGAGACTATTTTGCATTCAAAGATGTTACAAAATAATCTGTTAACTGACTCCTATGTGTGCCATGAACAAGATTACTGTCAGACAAGCCGTTCTCACCGATATTGATGTACTTGTACCTTTATTTGACAGTTACCGCCAGTTTTATGGACGCTCCAGTGATCTTGGTGCGGTAAGTGAATTTCTCTCTGCACGTTTCAATCATGGAGAATCCGTATTATTCATTGCCTTTGATGCTGATACACCGGTTGGTTTCACTCAGCTCTACCCAAGTTTTTCTTCAGTTTCGCTGTCCAGAATATTTATTCTCAACGATCTCTTCGTCACAGCTGAGGGACGTCGAAAAAGAGTTGGTACCCGGCTTCTATCAGCCGCCGTTGATTATGCCAAATCCTTAAATGCAGTTCGTCTCACATTGTCTACTGAAATAACCAACAAGTCAGCACAAGCCCTGTACGAGTCAGCTGGTTGGAAACAAGATGATCAGTTCGATGTCTACCACTTTACTTTGTAGACAGAACGGCCAGTGATAATTACGTTCGTAGAGAGACCTCACTTGGCAGCAGTTACAGGAAAGTATTACCAATATTCTTCAATCAAAGTCGTTTTCTCTTCAAGAATTCACCTCTTCAACAAGAATTCACCTCTTCAATACGAATAGCGAAAGAGGCTGTTGCCTCGTTCACTTGATCGATTGAGGAGAGGCGAATGAAGAATTATTTACAATTCCTTCTAACGGGGCTTATTTTAGGGCTATTCACTGAAGTCGAACTGAAACTAATCGCAGGTATTAATCCCTCAATGTTTATTACAGTGCTTTTCGCCTATCGCGTGATTCTCACGATGTCCTATGCAGGTAGTAAACTGCTTGGTCGCTTTATATCTTCACAGTGGAAAGGCGACCTTCTGCATTATAGTGCCGCTGGCTTTTTCGGATTGGCGATCGAGTGGATTCTGCTGGGAAACGGACCAGGAAGTAATTCGTTACAACTTGGCATGTTCGCAATGTGGACCACATTCTGCTTTGGTCCACGGATATTAACAAGAGACTCTCCGGCAATCAAAAAAGACCGTCGAAAATTCTGGATCGCGTTCGCCGTAGCCGCCATGCTTATAACAACGGTTGTCTTATTGGCTCCTCACCTTAAAGCAAAGATCGTAATTACTGCCTTGGCTCTGAGCGGGACTTATCTTATCTGGTCTATTTGGTTACTGATACTTGTCTGGCAAAGTAATCGAAATATACAACTTGCAACCACAATACACGATGCCTGACCTGCGACTTTAAATCGATTTCTCCTATCATGAGATATTGAACACAAGGCTTAAACTTTCATTTTATTCCTTGTTATCTTTGTCATTTTCTATCATTATCGCCATGACGAGTGCAGGGCAGACCATTATTTTGTATGAACTCCAAATCAAATCTATCTTATTTTGCTAAGGTAACAGAACAAGCAAAGGGATCTCAGCATGACCATGCCACAAAATCGACCGCTCACTGATCTAAAAAATATAGGAAAGAAAATTGCTGAACGTCTTAATAAAATCGGAATTTCTTCTGAGGCGGAGCTACGAAAAGTAGGCGCAATACAAGCACACAAAAAGCTCAAAGCAAAGTACCCTAATGAAACTCTGCCTGTCTGTTATTATTTGTACTCATTTGAGGGAGCACTTCATGATCAACACTGGAATGATTTGAGTGTAGAACGAAAACAGAAACTGAAAGAAAGTATCAGCTGAAATCATATTATCAGAGCTATCATATCTGCCACTTTACTTGCATTCTTTCCATATCTGTAGCTATTTCCAATCCACAAAAAAAGCCCCCTCAAACCAAAGTTCGAGGGGGCTGAAGTTTTTCGCAGTCAGACGACTAGTTCAACAGCGGATTGTCGCCATCGACAATCGAACTGAAGAAGTCATCCACGTCGGACGTTTCTGCCGCTTCTTCGATCACGGGCAGGCATCTGAGCGACTCACCCAGGGATTCACTCATCAGATCGTGTCCCGCTTCGTCCGCATCCAGGTCGGCATAACCCAGGGTGTGACCGAATTCGTGTAATACCACGGTCAACAGGTCCATGCGACCAAAGGCATCACTCTCTTCGTTCGCAGTCAGGCCGCCATCGGCGTCCTCTGTGAACTCACTGTGATCAAAGGGCGTGTCATCCACAAACCAGCCATGACCGGCGGCATTAATGTCGATCATGATCGTCGTACTCGTGGCACCACCCAGCATCGTATCCGGCAGATCGGCCAGTACAAAGCTGATCGACTGCAGTCGCTCCAGCTCAGCGGCGGAAATCCCCGCAGCCGTCCAGTAGCTCAACGCCGCATCACGGACCGAATTCAAATCGGCCTGCGTCAGCACAGGGGCTCCCGAGTTGGCCACGCTACTAGTGGCCTGAAGCGGTCCCGTACGTTCAATGCGGATTGCATCAGCCAGAATCGAACCATCCACGGCCGTATCGTTCAGAGTCACCGTAATCGAACCACCGGCTCCGATGGTCACGGTTCCCAGGATCTCCCAGTTCGAACCCTCAGCGTTAAAGTCATTCGGATCCAGTCGCTGATTGATGGCAATCGCTCCGCCACCGATTCCCGAACTGGTCACGTTATAGTCCACACCCGTGTCACGCAGTGGATGACCGTCCCAGGTCGCTGCGACCTGATATGTGCCGGCCACCAGACCGGTGAAGTTCCAACTTGCCGTACCGGTCTGCCCGATATTCATTTTCTGAGAATCGAAGCCACGGTATGCCACAGCCCCCGATGCGAAGTAGTCGCCCCCACTCGTGAAGCCGGCATCACCATCGTCAATGATCAGTGAATTGACCGCCGTCGCTGAGACAGTAAAGCTGAAGGGATTCTCATCCGCATCATCGTTGGCGATGGTCAAGACACCCGCTGTCGAAGTCGCTCCATTGAACTCCAGTTCAAACGTCGTCGACTGACCGGCGGCCAGAGCCGTTGTTCCCAAAGGCGTCGAAACCACAAAACCGGCAGGCGGTGTGATGGCTCCTAAATTCAACGTATCGGTTCCCGTATTCGTAATCGTAAATGTCTGGAACAACGAACCACCGAAGTTGGAGGTGCCCAGATCCACACTGCTGGCACCACTGGTCAGATTGGTGGCACCGGCCCGGACTTCAATTTCCGGATCAATGGAACCGATGGGAAGCAATTCCAGTCGCATGGCGTCGGCCGCCAAGTGACCCGTGGCACCATCATCGCTCATCGTGACCGTCAGGGTCCCACCGGCGGCAACCTGGAAGTTGCCCAGTTCTTCCCAGTTCGTGCCATCGGCACTAAAGTCATTCGGAGCAAACCGCTGATCCAGGCTGACCGTAATCGGACCACCAACAATGCCCGAGATCGTAATCTGAGCATTCGAAGCCAGGTTACTGTGCTGGAACCAGTGGCTGGCAACCTGATAGGTGCCCGCGCCCAGATTGGTGAACTGCCAGGTCGCTGTATTGACACCCGGCAAATCGCCGCCAATCAGTAAATCCTGGTCGTCCTGGAAGTAGTCAATGTAGGCCACGCCTGCGGTTCTGGTCTCCCAGGGATCACCCGTGTTGGTGTAATCCAGGTCGCCGTTGTCCACAATCATCGAAGCCGAAGCCGATCCGGAAACGGTAAAGTTGAATGGATTCGCATCGGTGGAATCCACGCCAAAGGAGACCATGCCCCCAAAGCTACCCGCCGTGGCGGCGTTCATCTGCAGACTGAAGGTCGTGGAAGCGCCCGGAGGCAGGTTGTTATTACCCGGAGGGGCCACCATGCTGAAGCCTGCTGGGATACTGATGGGGCCCAGAGCCATGTTGCGTTCACCAAAGTTCGTAATCGTAAACGTGCGGATGACTGGAGCCCCCACGATGGTCTCTTCAAAATCAACGGCGCCCCCGTCTGCGACTTCTTGTGTGTCCAGGCCACTGCCGACTTCCACAACGATCACCGGATCCACAACACGGTAAATCCGGATTTGATCCGCATACACGATGCCGTCCGCATTATCGCTCAGTTGCACACTCAGGGTGTTACTGGTGATCTGCACCGGATCGCCGATGAACTCCCAGAGGATTCCGTCATCCAGGAAGTCATCGCTGCTCGTCCGCTGGTCCACAGCAACCGTGGTCACAGTCGCACCGTTATCAAAGATCGTATAGGGAGCATTTGAAGCAGCCCCCACTCCATTGGTGGTAATGTTGGGATTCACGTACCAGTTCGCGACCACCTGATAACGGCCCGGTTCCACATCGAAGGTCCAGGTCGCCGCATTGGCGCCTGTGCCCCCCTGGAAGAAGTCGCCCGCATACAGAAACTCCGGATCGAGCTGACTACCTGTTTCCAGCTCATTCCAGGTTCCCACGGTGGAGAAGTCCGCATCGTTGACACCCACGGTGGAAGGACCCGCTTCCCCCATCACGGTGAAGTTATAAGGATTTTCGTCTTCATCACCGGTTGTGAAGGAGATCTGACCGAAGGTCGAACCTGTGGTGCCCCCGTCAAACTGGATGGTAAAGGTCACCGAAGACCCGCCATTGATCGTCACCGGTGTGGTGTCGGTCCCGAAGGGAGAGGTTGGATCAATGCTGAAACCGGGCGGAAACTCGATCAGGCCGGTGACATCCACGGAATCGGCTGACAAATTCGTCACGGTAAAGGTCTTGATGATCGGAATGCCCGGCAGCGTACTGCCGAAGTCGACCACGCCGGTGTCGTCTTCCACGACGTCGCCGTCCACGGTCACCTGAATATCAGGTTCCGGCAGATATTCAATGCGGACCGCATCGGCAATCACACCGTTGGAGAGCGTGAAGTGGTCGCGGGGGAAACTGTTGGCATCGTTGGTCAGTTCCACAGTCAGTGTCCCGCCGATCACGGAGAAGGAGACATCCAGATCGAACCATTGCACCCCGTTGGCGTCGACAAAGCTCGACGGGGCAACGGTCTGATCCACATCGATAGGACCCCCTCCGTTCAGAGTGAAAGGTGCATCATCCACACGGTTGGTCGCCGTCGGTGTGGTCGACCAGGTGGTGGAGACCCGGTAGTTTCCATCGGCCAGACCGGTAAAGGTCCAGGTTGCGGTTTCCGCCCCCGGTTGCGGTGTACTACCCGGTTGATTGGGAACCGCACCGGAAACATCGCCTTCAAACCCACCGGCCCCGTTATTGACCGCATCCGGGAAGCTCACAAAGCCGGCTGTGGCGGAGAAATCGGTATCCCCGTCATCAATGATGATCACATTCGAAACCGAACCCTGTAACAGGATGTTGAAGGTCTCTTCATCCACATCATTGGTGGTAAAGGAGAAGATCCCCGAACGGTCGCCGAAGGTATTGGAATCCATGGTCAGTGTGAACTGAATCGTATTGCCGGGAGCAATCGACTGATTGACCAGGTTGGTCGTGAAGCCGGCTGGCACGACAATGTTGCTGATATCCAGCGGTGCACTACCCTGGTTCGTGATTTCAAAGGTGCGAACTGCGTCGGTCAACAGTTCGGTAGCACCGAAGTTGATGCCCCCCTGATGACCGTCCATGATGATCGTCGGCGGGACCGGTGCATCGGTGATATCGCGTAGTTCGATTTCGGGTCCGGCAGAGACGCGTTCGATGCGGATCGCATC
The Gimesia aquarii DNA segment above includes these coding regions:
- a CDS encoding PQQ-binding-like beta-propeller repeat protein; this translates as MFNTNLKLVLTLFFGLLSSQLEGAENWSGFRGNGSNISKASKLPLKWSPQKGIRWKQTIPGYGQSSPVIWKNQVYVTSIEGPQQETCLVHAFDLSNGSHIWSKEFNASQTKKSSSMVSRAAPTPVIDEKGVYTFFESGDVVAYSHSGSKLWRRSLVKDYGKFISNHGIGNSLAQTKNHVIVLTAHDGPSYLLALDKKTGETVWKIDRESGVAWTSPVIANRAGTPEVIVSSRGTVKGYHGETGKLLWTHTGLSGNTIPSASVFGNYILIGAAMSRRNPNAEKASASNCCLKLVTIDGKPGYKVLWKAKKAVSYYCTPLAYEGCAYFVNKVGVVYCLDLETGKQHYAQRLAGPCWSSPLGAGDYIYFFTKKGLTDVIQKGPEFDILASNAIFSNPDEKSSPAKEKTNSEKPQSGGYPQLGPTVYGTAAVDQTILIRTGTELYCIGK
- a CDS encoding GNAT family N-acetyltransferase; the encoded protein is MNKITVRQAVLTDIDVLVPLFDSYRQFYGRSSDLGAVSEFLSARFNHGESVLFIAFDADTPVGFTQLYPSFSSVSLSRIFILNDLFVTAEGRRKRVGTRLLSAAVDYAKSLNAVRLTLSTEITNKSAQALYESAGWKQDDQFDVYHFTL
- a CDS encoding TfoX/Sxy family protein, whose protein sequence is MTMPQNRPLTDLKNIGKKIAERLNKIGISSEAELRKVGAIQAHKKLKAKYPNETLPVCYYLYSFEGALHDQHWNDLSVERKQKLKESIS